A portion of the Anoxybacillus gonensis genome contains these proteins:
- the gndA gene encoding NADP-dependent phosphogluconate dehydrogenase, producing the protein MAKQQIGVIGLAVMGKNLALNIESRGYSVAVYNRSREKTDEFLKEAEGKNVVGTYSIEEFVNALEKPRKILLMVKAGAATDATIEQLKPYLEKGDIVIDGGNTYFKDTQRRNKELAELGIHFIGTGVSGGEEGALKGPSIMPGGQKEAHELVRPIFEAIAAKVDGEPCTTYIGPDGAGHYVKMVHNGIEYGDMQLIAEAYFLLKHVLGLNAQELHEVFAEWNKGELDSYLIEITADIFTKIDEETGKPLVDVILDKAGQKGTGKWTSQNALDLGVPLPIITESVFARFISAMKEERVQASKLLAGPAVKPYEGDRAHFIEAVRRALYMSKICSYAQGFAQMKAASEEYNWNLQYGNIAMIFRGGCIIRAQFLQKIKEAYDRDPALPNLLLDPYFKDIVENYQQSLREIVATAAMRGIPVPAFASALAYYDSYRMDTLPANLIQAQRDYFGAHTYERIDKEGVFHTEWLK; encoded by the coding sequence ATGGCGAAACAACAAATTGGTGTGATCGGTTTAGCGGTCATGGGAAAAAACTTGGCGCTTAACATTGAAAGCCGTGGATATTCCGTTGCCGTATATAACCGTTCACGCGAAAAAACAGACGAGTTTTTAAAAGAAGCGGAAGGGAAAAACGTCGTCGGTACATATAGCATCGAAGAGTTTGTCAACGCACTTGAAAAACCGCGCAAAATTTTATTAATGGTAAAAGCAGGTGCCGCAACAGACGCAACCATTGAGCAACTAAAGCCGTATTTAGAAAAAGGCGATATCGTGATTGATGGCGGCAACACGTATTTTAAAGATACACAACGTCGCAATAAAGAACTTGCTGAACTTGGTATTCATTTTATCGGTACAGGCGTTTCTGGTGGAGAAGAAGGGGCGCTGAAAGGTCCTTCCATTATGCCGGGGGGACAAAAAGAAGCGCACGAACTCGTTCGCCCGATTTTTGAAGCGATTGCCGCAAAAGTCGATGGCGAGCCGTGTACGACATATATCGGTCCAGACGGTGCGGGCCATTACGTAAAAATGGTGCATAACGGCATTGAATACGGCGATATGCAATTAATTGCCGAAGCGTACTTTTTACTAAAACATGTGCTTGGCTTAAACGCGCAAGAGCTTCATGAAGTGTTTGCGGAGTGGAATAAAGGAGAATTAGATAGTTATTTAATCGAAATTACGGCAGACATTTTTACAAAAATCGATGAAGAAACAGGCAAGCCGCTCGTCGATGTCATTTTAGACAAAGCAGGGCAAAAAGGAACAGGAAAATGGACGAGCCAAAACGCGCTCGATTTAGGCGTTCCGCTGCCGATTATTACCGAGTCCGTATTTGCGCGCTTTATTTCCGCCATGAAAGAAGAGCGTGTGCAAGCAAGCAAGCTATTAGCAGGCCCAGCAGTGAAGCCGTATGAGGGTGATCGCGCGCACTTCATTGAAGCCGTTCGCCGCGCGCTTTACATGAGTAAAATTTGCTCGTACGCCCAAGGCTTTGCGCAAATGAAAGCTGCTTCGGAAGAATACAACTGGAATTTACAATACGGCAATATCGCGATGATTTTCCGCGGCGGCTGCATCATTCGTGCGCAATTTTTACAAAAAATTAAAGAAGCGTACGACCGCGATCCAGCGTTGCCAAACTTATTGCTCGATCCATACTTTAAAGACATCGTCGAAAACTATCAACAATCGCTTCGTGAAATTGTCGCAACCGCAGCGATGCGCGGCATTCCGGTACCAGCGTTCGCTAGCGCCTTAGCATACTACGACAGCTATCGAATGG
- a CDS encoding chemotaxis protein CheW has product MEKVVVFQLANEQYAIPVEHVVFIEKMSHPTLIPGMPSYMLGVVRIRGELVPVLDTSQILYRRPYTETEKTRLIVVHTDDVYVAFIVDDAKEIIDIPSHMMKQVNMLAYQQTPYFIGIANLPDRLITVIDPTILFDHLEGSSTIKEHIKNEKQNT; this is encoded by the coding sequence ATGGAGAAAGTCGTCGTTTTTCAACTTGCGAACGAACAATATGCCATTCCAGTTGAACATGTTGTTTTCATCGAAAAAATGAGCCATCCGACGCTCATCCCGGGAATGCCTTCGTATATGCTCGGTGTTGTGCGCATTCGCGGTGAACTTGTTCCTGTGCTTGATACGTCGCAAATTTTATATCGCCGTCCATATACGGAAACAGAAAAAACGCGCCTCATCGTTGTCCATACAGACGATGTATATGTCGCGTTTATTGTAGACGACGCAAAAGAAATTATTGATATCCCGTCACATATGATGAAGCAAGTGAATATGCTCGCTTATCAACAAACGCCATACTTCATCGGCATTGCGAACTTGCCTGATCGGCTAATTACCGTCATTGATCCGACAATATTGTTCGATCATTTAGAAGGATCGAGTACAATTAAAGAACATATAAAAAATGAGAAACAGAACACTTGA
- a CDS encoding M20/M25/M40 family metallo-hydrolase: MVNEQRLVDEFLELVQIDSETKYERDIADVLKAKFEALGLHVIEDDTTAQTGHGAGNLICTLPATKEGVDPIYFTSHMDTVVPGKGVKPSIQDGYIVTDGTTILGADDKAGLAAMFEAIRVLKEKQIAHGTIQFIITVGEESGLVGAKALDPSLIQAKFGYALDSDGKVGQIIVAAPTQAKLKVTVHGKTAHAGVAPERGVSAITIAAKAIAQMPLGRIDEETTANIGRFEGGTQTNIVCDRVDILAEARSLVPEKMEAQVAKMKEAFERVAEEMGGRADVHVEVMYPGFKFGDGDHVVEVAKRAAEKIGRPHELLRSGGGSDANVIAGLGIPTVNLAIGYEDIHTTNERMPIEELVKATEMVLAIIEEVATRG; encoded by the coding sequence ATGGTCAATGAGCAACGTTTAGTTGATGAATTTTTAGAGCTTGTACAAATTGATTCTGAAACAAAATATGAACGTGACATTGCAGATGTGCTGAAAGCGAAATTTGAAGCGCTCGGTTTACACGTTATTGAAGATGATACGACAGCACAAACAGGTCATGGAGCAGGAAACTTAATTTGTACATTGCCCGCGACAAAAGAAGGAGTCGATCCGATTTACTTTACATCACACATGGATACGGTTGTGCCAGGCAAAGGGGTCAAGCCGTCGATTCAAGATGGATATATTGTGACAGATGGGACAACGATTTTAGGAGCGGACGATAAAGCAGGGCTTGCCGCCATGTTTGAAGCGATCCGAGTGTTAAAAGAAAAACAAATCGCACACGGCACAATTCAATTTATTATTACTGTTGGAGAAGAATCTGGGCTCGTTGGGGCGAAGGCGCTTGATCCGTCGCTCATTCAAGCAAAATTTGGATATGCGCTAGATAGCGATGGAAAAGTTGGACAAATTATCGTTGCTGCTCCGACGCAAGCAAAGTTGAAAGTGACCGTTCACGGAAAGACGGCTCATGCGGGTGTTGCACCAGAGCGAGGTGTATCGGCAATTACAATCGCCGCGAAAGCGATTGCGCAAATGCCGCTTGGGCGCATCGATGAAGAAACAACCGCAAACATCGGTCGTTTTGAAGGTGGAACACAAACAAATATCGTTTGCGATCGCGTTGACATTTTAGCAGAGGCGCGTTCGCTCGTTCCGGAAAAAATGGAAGCGCAAGTCGCGAAAATGAAAGAAGCGTTTGAGCGAGTAGCGGAAGAAATGGGTGGTCGTGCAGATGTTCACGTGGAAGTGATGTACCCAGGATTTAAATTTGGAGATGGGGATCATGTTGTTGAAGTAGCGAAGCGAGCGGCTGAAAAAATTGGTCGTCCGCATGAGCTGTTGCGTAGCGGTGGCGGTAGCGATGCGAATGTTATTGCAGGATTGGGCATTCCAACTGTAAACTTAGCGATCGGCTATGAAGACATTCATACAACAAATGAACGGATGCCAATTGAAGAACTTGTCAAAGCAACGGAGATGGTGCTCGCCATTATTGAAGAAGTAGCGACAAGGGGGTGA